One genomic window of Pecten maximus chromosome 3, xPecMax1.1, whole genome shotgun sequence includes the following:
- the LOC117324261 gene encoding protein FAM98A-like has translation MENDILDSLEDLRYDGPLLEEQAFNEAVDVGPASVEYTKLVAWLTGQLRDFCGLEECANAINNPDEASNFIMELGSCLRELNCPHKELFEGTQVLDRLNNRKSCLQLLDYLTTELASVRMIASKNPSQLKATPTSNNSTSKAVEMVESDVAKYLRLLLIALEISKPPANINSFQLFSKVEAKVKDLVCKYPDQAGTSLLKARLSDKQWSQVMNINEALCREYQTRREMLLKRLDVTVQSFMWSDKAKQKENDIAALYQPVRKSLQAKPTISVAHILSARDDLTRLEKTSSGDAREKTKCAINRVLIPKVPDRGGRAWELEPPPPEMPSFMKREAGPQRPQSGYGGGRGGGGGREGGGGRGGGGGGGGGRGGKVQGGWGDANPNQQGGNWGQGGGGYNQGRGGYQGGGGGGSYGNQGGGYGGQGGGYSNQGGGNGNQGGGYGGQGGGYGNQGGGGGYHQGGQSDNYQGGGGGGRGGRGRKGSGRGGRGRGGGY, from the exons ATGGAAAACGATATACTCGATTCACTGGAGGATTTAAG ATATGATGGCCCACTGTTAGAGGAGCAGGCATTCAATGAAGCTGTAGATGTAGGACCCGCCTCTGTGGAGTACACAAAGCTGGTCGCCTGGCTGACGGGTCAACTCCGTGATTTCTGTGGCCTAGAGGAGTGTGCTAATGCTATAAACA atCCTGATGAAGCCTCCAATTTTATCATGGAACTTGGAAGTTGTCTCAGAGAACTGA ATTGTCCACATAAGGAACTCTTTGAAGGAACACAAGTTCTGGACAGACTGAACAACAGGAAAAGTTGCCTACAGCTGCTGG ACTACCTCACAACAGAGCTGGCCTCAGTAAGGATGATAGCCTCTAAAAACCCGAGTCAGCTGAAGGCCACCCCTACCTCCAACAACTCTACATCCAAGGCTGTAGAAATG GTAGAGAGTGATGTGGCCAAGTACCTTCGTCTCCTGTTAATAGCACTTGAGATCTCCAAACCTCCTGCCAACATCAATTCATTTCAATTATTCAGCAAAGTGGAAGCAAAG GTTAAAGACCTAGTGTGCAAGTATCCTGATCAAGCGGGAACATCCTTACTGAAAGCTCGCCTCTCCGATAAACAATGGAGTCAGGTGATGAATATAAACGAGGCCCTGTGTCGCGAGTACCAGACAAGACGTGAAATGTTGCTGAAGCGTCTAGATGTTACAGTCCAGTCTTTTATGTGGTCGGACAAGGCTAAG caaaaagaaaatgatattgcAGCATTATATCAACCAGTCCGAAAAAGTCTTCAGGCAAAACCTACCATAAGTGTAGCACACATTCTGTCAGCCAGGGACG ACCTGACACGACTAGAGAAGACCAGTAGTGGTGATGCCAGAGAAAAAACCAAGTGTGCCATAAATAGAGTTCTAATACCAAAG GTGCCAGATAGAGGAGGTCGTGCCTGGGAACTAGAGCCACCTCCACCAGAAATGCCATCCTTCATGAAGAGAGAAGCAGGACCACAGCGACCACAAA GTGGGTACGGAGGAGGCCGTGGTGGAGGAGGTGGTCGCGAAGGAGGAGGTGGCCGTGGAGgcggaggaggaggaggaggtggAAGGGGAGGAAAAGTGCAAGGAGGTTGGGGTGATGCAAACCCAAACCAGCAAGGTGGCAACTGGGGTCAAGGCGGAGGTGGATACAACCAGGGGAGAGGTGGATACCAAGGAGGAGGTGGTGGGGGTAGCTATGGAAACCAAGGaggtggttatggtggccaaGGAGGTGGATACAGTAACCAAGGAGGTGGAAATGGTAACCAGGGAGGTGGTTACGGTGGTCAAGGAGGTGGATATGGTAACCAGGGAGGTGGGGGTGGTTATCATCAAGGTGGACAAAGTGACAATTATCAAGGAGGTGGAGGTGGAGGGCGAGGAGGTAGAGGAAGAAAGGGAAGTGGGCGAGGTGGCAGGGGGCGTGGTGGAGGATATTGA
- the LOC117324262 gene encoding 26S proteasome non-ATPase regulatory subunit 8-like translates to MSSLKEIVMMYQSLKREWDKKPPNLDRCGELLAKLKVALTGVMFLPTDDSAPTKQELLVARDILEIGAQWAICKHDIPSFERYMAQLKCYYMDYKDNLPESTYKYQLLGLNLLCLLAQNRVAEFHTELELLPVKELQNNIYIKHPVSMEQYLMEGCYNKVFLAKGNVPAENYTFFIDILLNTIRNEIASCIEKAYERIALGEAARMLFFESQKPMKEYAVKRGWTVSSDNFFHFAVHEQKDADESIPAMQLAEQTIEYARELEMIV, encoded by the exons ATGTCTTCCCTAAAAGAAATTGTTATGATGTACCAAAGTTTGAAGAGAGAATGGGACAAGAAGCCTCCAAATTTAGACCGCTGTGGAGAGTTGTTGGCGAAATTGAAG GTTGCCTTGACTGGTGTGATGTTCCTCCCTACAGATGATTCCGCCCCTACTAAACAGGAGCTCCTTGTTGCAC GTGATATATTAGAAATTGGAGCACAGTGGGCCATCTGTAAACATGACATACCATCTTTTGAGAGATATATGGCACAGCTTAAATGTTACTACATGGACTATAA AGACAACCTGCCGGAGTCCACATATAAATACCAGTTACTGGGTCTCAACCTCCTCTGTCTACTCGCACAGAACAGGGTCGCAGAATTCCACACT GAGTTGGAGTTATTACCTGTGAAAGaattacaaaacaacatttatatcaaacaCCCAGTATCTATGGAGCAGTATCTGATGGAGGGCTGTTACAATAAG GTGTTTTTAGCCAAAGGAAACGTACCAGCAGAAAATTACACATTCtttattgacattttattgAACACTATCAG AAATGAGATAGCCAGTTGTATAGAAAAGGCCTACGAGAGGATAGCTTTGGGAGAAGCCGCCAGAATGTTGTTTTTCGAATCACAAAAACCCATGAAAGAGTATGCTGTCAAG AGAGGGTGGACTGTCTCCTCAGACAACTTCTTCCATTTTGCAGTACATGAACAGAAAGATGCAGATGAATCTATACCAGCCATGCAGCTTGCAGAACAGACGATAGAATATGCACGTGAACTAGAAATGATTGTATAG